Genomic window (Pseudoliparis swirei isolate HS2019 ecotype Mariana Trench chromosome 23, NWPU_hadal_v1, whole genome shotgun sequence):
aataacatatattagatattataatgttatgaacacaataacagcgtttagatgttccgctcttgtagcgctggaagcggaagtctttcagacgtaacagtaacttcatcggtgaaagtgaccgagctgagtgagcctacgggtgatgtcatgtataaatatatatatatatatatatgatataatgtcatgaacccaaacacgagggcgttagtgtgtgggatgtccacaacaaatataaagcagaactagtggttagttattctggtggatgaaggagatgataacggtctttacggagacgagacacggagataagccccgcccctcgcggagcatcgcaacgcttatggcgagaacacggcaaAATGgccgagcgagtaaactcacgcgttttggtgtgaacgcacctttacacattgcctttttttttttttagctgtcttaaagcaacactcatgTGCCCACATGTACATTGAAACCCGTTGCTTCCTCTTCGGGAAGCTCCATATTTACTTTTTTGTCTGTTGTCACTTAACCACAATAACCAGTTCATAACCAGTATGAACAGGAGGAAGCATGACAGCAAACACAAGCTGTTTGGATGTCCGTGACATTGTTTGAAGACGGACAGAAGGTCATTAAAGTGCTGctcgtgatgacatcataggATCTGCCATTGAGTCCATACGCTTGCCTTCTTGAACAGGCCACCGTGGCAGCCTTTGCAGCCAGCGAGGGCCACGCCCACCCGAGGGTGGTGGAGCTGCCCAAGACAGAAGAAGGTCTGGGCTTCAACATCATGGGGGGCAAAGAGCAGAACTCCCCCATCTACATCTCCAGGGTGATCCCTGGGGGCGTGGCCGACCGCCAGGGAGGGCTGAAGAGAGGAGACCAGCTGCTGTCCGTCAACGGAGTGGTGAGGAGCTCGGCCCCGCCcactgggaggagcttcacaCGTTCATTTTAATGACGGCTTGTATAAAGAAACTCAAATGAAAATTCACTCTTACTTTACCAATACTTGAAGTTATAGatgttaatatataatatgatgtcATGATCAAGAGTGTTGAATGCatcactaaggtctaacaagaccagtacagagatgagtcctttatcagcactaaggtctaacaagaccagtacagagatgagtcctctattcagcactaaggtctaacaagaccagtacagagatgagtcctctatcagcactaaggtctaacaagagcagtacagagatgagtcctttatcagcactaaggtctaacaagaccagtacagagaggagtcctctatcagcactaaggtctaacaagaccagtacagagatgagtcctctatcagcactaaggtctaacaagaccagtacagagaggagtcctctatcagcactaaggtataacaagaccagtacagagatgagtcctttatcagcactaaggtctaacaagaccagtacagagaggagtcctctatcagcactaaggtctaacaagaccagtacagagatgagtcctttatcagcactaaggtctaacaagaccagtacagagatgagtcctttatcagcactaaggtctaacaagaccagtacagagatgagtcctctatcagcactaaggtctaacaagaccagtacagagatgagtcctttatcagcactaaggtctaacaagaccagtacagagatgagtcctctattcagcactaaggtctaacaagaccagtacagagatgagtcctctatcagcactaaggtctaacaaggggatcttagagaggaaggggaagTTAGAGAGGAAGGGGGTCTTAGATAGGAAGGGGAAGTTAGAGAGGAAGGGGATCTCAGAGAGGAAGGGGATCTCAGAGATCTCTGCCACAGCTCTCCGGGGGTCGTGCGGTGACCCTTGTCAGCAGCCGTTGTCGTCACCGGGTTGGAACGGCTGCTCTGGGCATGCGGACTCTTCTTTGTTGGTGTCCGTGCAGAGCGTGGAGGGGGAGCACCATGAGAAGGCCGTGGAGCTGCTGAAGGCCGCCCAGGGTTCGGTCAAGCTGGTGGTCCGCTACACGCCCAAGGTCCTGGAGGAAATGGAGGCTCGCTTTGAGAAGATGAGGAGCGCCCGGAGACGGCAGCAGCACACCAGCTACTCGTGAGTCGCCACTGCTAACGTCACGCACGTGTAATCCCACGTGCTGTGACGGGGCGTTCTTCAGATCACCTGCATCACGATATGATCGCATGTTAATTTCAGGGAAATTTCAATCCCCAAAAAGGTCCTGGTCGGGGTTAGTGCGTATGAACTTTGGAGGCGGGGTTTGCAGGAAGGACATTTGATGATTAGTTTTACATAAACATCACCGCCGCTGCTTcaacgggtgatgttatgtataaaatatatacatatatgtatatgtttatatctatatatgatattaatgttatgaacccaaagaGGAGGGCATTTGATGTTCTggcgtttgtgggatgtccacaatgAGTAGAAAGCAGAActctagtggttatttcttccatggtggatgaaggagatgataactgtttccacggagtaaagcaacagagataagccccgccccctctccagCGCGAATGACGCGGGAAAAAAtcacaaatagtcgggcgagtaaagcattgcgaatatatataatattatacaatattcacaacacttttggtgtgaatgcagcaacgttaaaaaagttcaatccaaaattctttttttttttacaaatgaactATGTTTTGATTAAATGTTTCTCCATttgacacaataaatagaatgtttTTGTGGTATCGTTTACTGGCATGCAGCATAACTCTCTGCGTCTCTTCCTGCAGATCTCTGGAGTCCAGGGGCTAGCCAATCCAACGCCTCTATCCACCCGGACCGTTCATTAAGTAGCTTACCAACATCTGTTACCTGAACTTCTTTATGAAGCCAACGCTGCGGTTTAGCATaatctcccctccctctttccatATTTCTTTGAGATATACAGAGTAAGCTTGTTGTTGGATCATGCCCGTCATTTCATCTCTCCAGTGTGAAATCATCCTCAGCATGCTATTACATAAGGGCAACACACTCCCCGTGGTGTGTGGCTCCACTAGAACGTAGCCATTATATTCTCATGCCGTGCATCCCTCAGCTAGACCTCAGTCGCACAGGAAGCACGTCTCCATCACATCTGGAGCCATGAGCAGGATGAAGAACTCGACTGCATTCAGTGGCCTCTGTCAACGTTTGGAGAATaagacaaacaaacattcaattgtgtatttattgttttgcatAATTATTCATGAAATAAAGTCTAATTGTGTTCATTCATTTTGATTTGGTCAGCTTTCCTacttcattcaattcagtttcttttatattatatagcccaatatcacaaattatgaattatcctaggagggctttacaatctgtacacatatgacatccctgacctttgaccttgcatTAGATCAGTTAAAACTCCCCAAataaggaagaaaccttcaggagagcaacagaggaggatccctctccaggatggacataagaatagatgtcatgtgaccagaaggaatcattacagagttacagcacattcaatgagtatgacagagtatgaatagttggtagtaggcatggaccacgatccagacctccacgatccatcaggcagatggaggtagagaggaggagtgggcgcgGTGCATCAGCAGGGTCATGGCAGTAGGCCGGCCCACCACGCAGGAGGcaccagacccagccaggtccaatggaccctctgagatgTGGAGTGACAAAGACtctgggaggaagcagagttagtaatgtgtgatggagagatgtacattcatccataaggagagagagaagaggagagaggtgctcagtgtatcctagacgtcccccagcagccgatcagcctatagcagcatctctaggggcgggaccaggtgaacctggttcaggtgtaactataagaccatcaagaggaaagtcttcagtctacatgaggggactgagtctgcctccaggactgaaggtggagctggttccataaaagaggaggagcttgatacctgaaggctctggctcctcctactttttaagactctaggaaccacaagtagccccgcatttagtgaggcagctctctagtggggcaatatggtactacaggctctctagtggggcgatatggtactacaagctctctagtgggacaatatggtactacaagctctctagtggggcaatatggtactacaagctctctagtggggtaatatggtactacaggttctctagtggggcgatatggtactacaagctctctagtggggtaatatggtactacaagctctctagtggggtaatatggtactacaagctctctagtggggcaatatggtactacaggctctctagtggggcgatatggtactacaagctctctagtggggtaatatggtactacaagctctctagtggggtaatatggtactacaggttctctagtggggcgatatggtactacaagctctctagtggggtaatatggtactacaagctctctagtggggtaatatggtactacaagctctctagtggggtaatatggtactacaagctctctagtggggcaaaatctatctatctatctatccatccatccatccatccatccatccatatatatatatatatatagctatctAGCTTTATTAGAATGTATTAGTTAATTCTATTTGTAttcaaaaaatgtaatatatattcatgtcaTGCCAGCATAATGTGGATATGATAAATACAGACATGATATTCTTACAACAGACTCACTTAGTTGTCGTAGTGGTACGACTGGGCGACCAACGTTTGTCATAACTCTCAACGATCAGCAGGTGTCACCATCCGGCTGATTGTTGAAAGAAGACATTGTTGAGTCATTCATTCTACATGTGGGTAGACATGCAAATAAATAATCCTGTTCTTAATATTAGACATAGTTTGTCATTTATATAGAAATGCATCTGAGACAAAGATTATGTTTTAATCTCTGAAGGAGAGTATAATAATGCTCCAGGTGATCTTATTGATTACCTGCAAGAACCGTCCAGCAGTTACTGcatttatatttcattaaaaCGTTCAGTGATTGATGTTTGGCACTTCTTAAATTCTAATATGAAAGAGTTGACTTTGCAATAAACGATTGGCTCATGGTTTTATACCTCCCTCTTGTTGTGTAGTCTCAGAATCCTCACATAATAACGCCCCACTGTCTCATCACAAATGTATTGAATCCATTTTGTATGAACAAAACAACAGAAATGTAATTCAGGGGGTATTGGAAATGTAATACtcatttttttttatgatgattcattttgcaatttgaTGACAGGTAAATATTTGGCGTCATATAGATAAATAGAAACGTTTAAAATTCAAGATTAGGGAATTAGCATTGTATCGTAtatcaaataaaagaaacaaaagataTAAGCCAAATACATCAGTATTATGGATGAATTCAACTCATCAATgacaaaatacaacattttagaagaagaagaaattgaaATGTGAAGTAGGACATcgataatatgtatattaaaatgGCTGAAGGGCCTTTGTACGGTCTGTACGGTTATGAAAAAAGGGACAAGTTACTGTAAAATACATCGTATTATTGACCTCATTCAAGATAAGATTCATAATAATATAACGCCAGGCTCCAGACTCTGCGTTCTTTTACATTCTACGTCAATGTAatattaattgtattattattattgaacgTCTATATAGCCATTATTTAAAGACTGTACTGTTAGAAAAGAAATGTCTATACATCGATATAGAGCCTTCATTGATAGGAAATTGGAAAAATGATCTCCCCGATGTTTGCTAGGAGTTTAATAAAGGTCCTGATAAGATCATAAGTGAAACTCAAAGAGGATTCATACAGCGGCTTGTCAAAGTagtgacctgttgacctttgacctggacTGGGACTACTGTATAGACCAGTAGCCTCGGTCTACAGCTAAACCTGGGGCGTTAAATGAGATCGGAAATGTCTTTCTGCCGCCTCTGTTTCATACATTTGGTGGCATTCTGTCCGAATGGGCTCCGACGGGAAGAAGCagtcttccttctggtcacatgacatctattcttcagtccatcctggagagggatcctcatctgttgctcccctgaaggtttcttcactttttcccccgtgaaagagTATTtactatttcttgggagtttttcctgatccgatgtgaggtcaaaggtcagggatgtcgtatgtgtacagattgtaaagcccactgaggccaatttgtaatttgtgaatattgagctatacaaaataaactgaattgacttAAAGTAGTGCCAACCTTGTCATGGGagtattagggtggacccaatagcacaactcaggagacaggagacagggactaacgagggaatgcgcaacaggtgagacaggcatgaggaccaggtgaagggaatgagggactaacgagggagtgatcagaggcaggtgaagggagttggactgacgaggtgggaagcaggatctggaacgacATGAGAGTtagtgaaacaggcagacaggatgaaaacaaccaatacaaggaaggtgtggagctaaactgttacaaaccTTCACCCTTTCACACACCAGATGAATAGTGACACTGACATTCAAGGTCCCGCCTGCCCATGAGAATGTAAACATTCATACACCGATGACACATCTGTGTCTTGCCGAAGGACACTTGGTCATGCACTCcagcctccacacacgtcaGATCAACAGTGACGTCCACGACATCTGCTCTCTCCTTTGTGCTTACCAAATAAAACAT
Coding sequences:
- the lin7b gene encoding protein lin-7 homolog B is translated as MMSSYYHPAKDADMAALPEPLCLERDVCRVIELLDRLQRSGELPPPKLQALQRVLQSNFCAAIREVYEQLYDTLDIVGGPEVRAQATAKATVAAFAASEGHAHPRVVELPKTEEGLGFNIMGGKEQNSPIYISRVIPGGVADRQGGLKRGDQLLSVNGVSVEGEHHEKAVELLKAAQGSVKLVVRYTPKVLEEMEARFEKMRSARRRQQHTSYSSLESRG